A single region of the Alphaproteobacteria bacterium genome encodes:
- a CDS encoding efflux RND transporter periplasmic adaptor subunit: MKKSIGIAALIALAVAGWIFSANWSDAEDAAMVAPAPTNAAAEAAKTEKLDVLVEINTFVAEPRMRRIELRGRTEASRWVDIRAETSARVTAINAQKGARVRDGDVIAELALEDREAKLAEAIALVRQRQVEHEASQRLSERGYRAQNKLAESAALLDKALAAQAQIELDIENTKIRAPFDGVLELRHIEIGDYVSRNMVVARVVDQDPYLVVGQISEIDIPFMKVGDTGVATLASGEQVEGRVRFIATTADPKTRTFRVEMEVRNRDRTLRDGLTAEIKIEVDQSMAHHVSSAILTLNDEGQLGVRGVDANNRVVFYPVKITDDTGDGVWVSGLPERVDVITVGQEFVRAGDTVRTKRAVDGANS, translated from the coding sequence ATGAAAAAATCAATCGGGATTGCGGCCCTTATCGCTTTGGCGGTCGCCGGCTGGATATTTAGCGCCAACTGGTCGGACGCCGAGGACGCCGCGATGGTTGCACCCGCGCCCACCAATGCGGCAGCGGAAGCAGCTAAAACTGAAAAACTAGACGTGTTGGTCGAAATAAACACGTTCGTCGCGGAACCGAGAATGCGGCGCATCGAACTGCGCGGCAGAACCGAGGCCTCCCGTTGGGTCGACATTCGTGCCGAAACCAGCGCGCGCGTCACTGCCATCAATGCGCAAAAAGGCGCCCGCGTACGCGACGGCGATGTCATCGCCGAACTAGCGCTGGAAGACCGTGAAGCAAAGCTGGCGGAAGCGATTGCCCTGGTGCGGCAGCGCCAGGTCGAACACGAAGCATCGCAACGCCTGAGCGAGCGCGGCTACCGTGCCCAAAACAAACTCGCGGAATCCGCGGCCCTCCTGGACAAGGCGCTGGCGGCGCAGGCCCAGATTGAACTGGACATCGAGAACACGAAAATTAGAGCACCGTTCGATGGGGTGCTTGAATTGCGACACATCGAAATCGGCGACTATGTCTCGCGTAACATGGTTGTTGCACGCGTCGTCGACCAAGACCCCTACCTTGTCGTAGGCCAAATCTCCGAGATCGATATTCCATTCATGAAGGTCGGCGACACGGGCGTCGCCACCCTCGCATCGGGCGAACAGGTCGAAGGACGCGTGCGCTTCATTGCCACGACCGCAGATCCTAAGACCCGCACCTTTCGCGTCGAAATGGAGGTGCGCAATCGCGACCGCACGCTTCGCGACGGGCTAACGGCCGAGATCAAGATCGAAGTCGACCAAAGCATGGCGCACCACGTCAGTTCGGCGATCTTGACGCTGAACGACGAGGGGCAACTGGGCGTGCGCGGCGTGGATGCGAACAACCGCGTCGTGTTCTATCCAGTCAAAATCACCGACGACACCGGCGACGGCGTTTGGGTTAGCGGGCTACCCGAACGGGTCGACGTGATCACGGTGGGTCAGGAATTTGTTCGCGCGGGCGATACCGTCCGAACCAAGCGAGCGGTGGACGGAGCCAATTCATGA
- a CDS encoding ABC transporter permease, whose amino-acid sequence MKLILEHYRATMIGLIRTPAYSLVTMLIPGVVFIFIGTSVADTRDGANIVMASFAIFAALGVTFFQFGVGIAAERESPWEKFAHVLPVSPGTRFAATLLSGLTFAVAAVAVLIAVALAITDVGMPVASWGRLAVAVFVGAIPMGLFGIAIGYWSSPKAALPIANIFHLAFAFGGGLFIPPQSMPTLLDSISNVLPTRQIGELAWASVLGAPWTVEPWLWLTGYTVLFGALAAAGYRRDEGAKYH is encoded by the coding sequence ATGAAGCTGATTCTCGAGCACTACCGCGCCACGATGATCGGGCTCATTCGGACCCCGGCGTATTCATTGGTGACGATGCTGATTCCCGGCGTCGTGTTTATCTTCATCGGAACGTCGGTGGCGGATACCCGGGACGGCGCAAATATCGTCATGGCGTCGTTTGCAATCTTTGCGGCGCTAGGCGTGACCTTCTTCCAATTTGGGGTGGGCATTGCTGCCGAACGCGAGTCGCCCTGGGAGAAGTTCGCCCACGTTCTGCCGGTTTCGCCGGGGACACGTTTCGCGGCAACCCTTCTGTCGGGCCTGACATTCGCCGTCGCCGCCGTTGCCGTTTTGATTGCCGTGGCGTTGGCGATCACCGATGTGGGTATGCCCGTGGCATCTTGGGGCCGTCTTGCCGTGGCGGTCTTCGTGGGCGCGATCCCCATGGGGCTCTTTGGGATTGCCATCGGATACTGGTCGTCGCCGAAGGCCGCCTTGCCGATCGCCAACATTTTTCACCTCGCCTTTGCGTTCGGCGGTGGGCTGTTCATTCCGCCGCAGAGCATGCCGACCTTGCTCGATTCGATCTCGAACGTGCTGCCCACCCGCCAAATCGGCGAACTGGCTTGGGCCTCGGTTCTCGGTGCACCTTGGACGGTTGAGCCATGGTTGTGGTTGACCGGCTACACGGTCCTCTTTGGCGCTCTTGCCGCGGCGGGCTATCGCCGCGACGAAGGGGCGAAATACCACTAA
- a CDS encoding PadR family transcriptional regulator, with the protein MHVKTLCLAILSMGDASGYEIKKLLEGPFSHIHEASFGAIYPALARLQEEGLVTCEERSQEKRPDKKVYTLTQQGRYELIQELEIVPGPDRIRSDFLVLMLYAHLLPPAHIEKVLDRRLDIYRGVLGELNNVEDSAVLAGEDSCAEFVRGYGKALLTAGLEYIKENRHLVEGASFLGGSTRKPIATDDKEERPVGAAAE; encoded by the coding sequence TTGCACGTCAAAACTCTCTGCCTTGCGATTTTGTCGATGGGCGATGCATCCGGATACGAAATCAAAAAGCTCCTGGAAGGGCCGTTCAGCCACATCCACGAGGCCAGTTTCGGCGCCATTTATCCGGCTCTGGCCCGCCTCCAGGAAGAAGGCTTGGTGACCTGCGAAGAGCGAAGCCAAGAAAAGAGGCCCGACAAGAAGGTCTATACGCTGACTCAGCAAGGCCGGTACGAACTCATCCAAGAACTGGAAATCGTCCCCGGACCGGACCGGATCCGTTCGGACTTTCTCGTCCTGATGCTTTACGCCCACCTTCTGCCGCCCGCCCATATCGAAAAGGTCCTCGATCGACGTCTGGATATCTATCGCGGGGTACTTGGCGAGTTGAACAACGTCGAGGATTCAGCGGTCCTTGCCGGCGAGGACTCGTGTGCCGAGTTCGTGCGCGGTTACGGCAAGGCTCTGCTAACGGCCGGTCTTGAGTACATCAAAGAAAACCGTCACCTCGTCGAGGGCGCCTCTTTTCTGGGCGGATCGACACGCAAACCCATTGCAACCGACGACAAAGAGGAGCGCCCCGTGGGGGCGGCAGCCGAATGA
- a CDS encoding ABC transporter ATP-binding protein produces MPPPNQTAKLTDVVKTYGTTRALDGLDLTLCQGEIVALLGPNGAGKTTALAVLTGSRRPDSGSVELLGGHPREVGIRRRIGLTPQESGFPNALRVGEILRLVRAHYPNALTDRVLFDRFPIGPLAARQVGGLSGGQKRTLAVALAFVGAPELVFLDEPTTGLDVDARRALWAAIVAYRNDGGTVVLTTHYLEEAEALASRVVVVHKGRAVAEGSVDDIRRKVGQSRVRFEGDVPDDLPAVTRVERDAARATIYTNDADALVRALVAGGSPFSNLEVTPASLEEAFVSITAQARQ; encoded by the coding sequence ATGCCACCTCCCAACCAAACGGCCAAACTAACCGATGTCGTGAAGACCTATGGCACCACCCGCGCCTTGGATGGATTGGACCTAACCCTTTGCCAAGGGGAAATCGTTGCGTTGCTGGGCCCAAACGGTGCCGGCAAAACCACCGCGTTGGCCGTTCTAACCGGGTCGCGCCGGCCGGATTCAGGTTCGGTGGAACTACTGGGCGGGCACCCGCGCGAGGTCGGCATTCGCCGCCGCATTGGCTTGACGCCCCAGGAGAGCGGATTTCCCAACGCGCTGCGCGTCGGCGAAATCCTCCGCCTCGTCCGTGCCCACTATCCAAACGCCTTAACAGACCGGGTCTTGTTCGACCGGTTTCCCATCGGGCCCTTGGCGGCGCGCCAGGTTGGGGGCCTAAGCGGGGGGCAAAAACGAACGCTTGCGGTCGCGCTCGCCTTCGTCGGTGCCCCCGAACTGGTATTTCTCGACGAACCGACAACCGGCCTCGACGTGGATGCGCGGCGCGCGTTGTGGGCCGCCATCGTTGCCTATCGGAACGACGGCGGGACCGTCGTGCTCACCACGCACTATCTTGAAGAGGCGGAGGCTTTGGCGTCGCGGGTCGTCGTTGTCCACAAGGGCCGGGCGGTGGCGGAGGGGAGCGTCGACGACATACGCCGTAAGGTCGGGCAAAGCCGGGTCCGCTTCGAAGGCGATGTACCCGACGATCTGCCGGCGGTCACACGGGTGGAACGCGACGCGGCACGGGCCACCATCTACACCAACGATGCCGACGCGCTCGTACGCGCGTTGGTCGCGGGCGGCAGCCCGTTCTCAAATCTCGAAGTGACGCCGGCAAGTTTGGAAGAGGCGTTCGTGTCGATTACCGCACAGGCTCGTCAATGA